One part of the Anaeromyxobacter sp. Fw109-5 genome encodes these proteins:
- a CDS encoding chemotaxis protein CheW, translated as MSDDASLERTAAALRAAFDATFAAPARGARRDLVPLLAIRAGGEAVAVRLLETAGLLPAKAIVPAPSRRPEVLGVCGHRGAVLPVFSLARLLGLAEEGEAPRWMLLAGREERVALAFGALDGHLLVPPSALQRNAGEAVGHLAEVVEIEGAGRPVVSVPSVLRAVTGYTRGE; from the coding sequence GTGAGCGACGACGCGAGCCTCGAGCGGACGGCGGCGGCCCTGCGCGCCGCCTTCGACGCGACCTTCGCCGCCCCGGCGCGCGGGGCGCGGCGCGACCTCGTCCCGCTGCTCGCGATCCGCGCGGGCGGCGAGGCCGTCGCGGTGCGCCTGCTCGAGACCGCGGGCCTCCTCCCGGCGAAGGCGATCGTGCCCGCGCCGAGCCGCCGTCCGGAGGTGCTCGGGGTGTGCGGCCATCGGGGCGCGGTGCTCCCCGTCTTCAGCCTCGCCCGGCTGCTCGGGCTCGCCGAGGAGGGCGAGGCCCCGCGCTGGATGCTGCTCGCCGGCCGGGAGGAGCGGGTCGCGCTGGCGTTCGGCGCGCTGGACGGGCACCTGCTCGTGCCCCCTTCGGCGCTCCAGCGGAACGCGGGGGAGGCCGTGGGCCACCTCGCCGAGGTCGTGGAGATCGAGGGCGCCGGCCGCCCGGTGGTGAGCGTCCCATCGGTCCTGCGCGCCGTGACGGGTTACACACGCGGAGAGTGA
- a CDS encoding chemotaxis protein CheW — MSEETRAPVLLVRAGGRVCALPLADVMEIMRPLPTTPVAGLPPFVLGASVVRGAAVPVVKLSAFLGTAEAAAAERFVLVRCGARAAVLAVEEVSGVVPLERVDRAARPLLGVAEGAAAEALGALDGELLVVLRAARIVPDDAWRAAAGREDLA, encoded by the coding sequence TTGAGCGAGGAAACGCGTGCTCCCGTCCTGCTCGTCCGCGCGGGCGGGCGCGTCTGCGCGCTCCCGCTGGCGGACGTGATGGAGATCATGCGTCCGCTGCCGACCACTCCGGTCGCAGGTCTCCCTCCGTTCGTGCTGGGCGCCTCGGTGGTGCGCGGCGCCGCGGTACCCGTCGTGAAGCTCTCCGCCTTCCTCGGCACCGCCGAGGCGGCGGCTGCCGAGCGCTTCGTGCTCGTCCGGTGCGGCGCGCGCGCCGCGGTCCTGGCGGTGGAGGAGGTCTCGGGGGTCGTGCCGCTCGAGCGGGTGGATCGGGCGGCGAGGCCGCTGCTCGGCGTGGCGGAAGGCGCTGCGGCGGAGGCGCTCGGCGCGCTCGACGGCGAGCTGCTCGTCGTGCTCCGCGCCGCGCGGATCGTCCCCGACGACGCGTGGCGCGCGGCGGCGGGCCGGGAGGACCTCGCGTGA
- a CDS encoding methyl-accepting chemotaxis protein, producing MNSRFTFSQKLTLAFALVVAVALAIAGVAVFALREAVARKDEVIDLAVQHLVNAERLNAMSFRKAAEARAYLMSSDARYLEAMQAARTEMRRVLDGLLAQEDDERLRRLLEDVGRIEEQHGGAVDRILAEAPRTKLDFSAARLEQEVRPLRERLNAAVESYIAQQRELLDARRRASTEAVSDAIRLVMALSLAGVALAGALAWLLGRTLARQIAGAVRHVETSSAELKAAAGQQATGAKQQASAMAEITTTINELLATSRQISESAQRVASIASDTAAAARTGDHAVQRSQEAVGGIRRQVELIVNHMLDLGRRSQQIGGVVEIINELAEQTNILAINATIEAAGAGEAGRRFQMVAEEIRKLADRVAGSTKDVRVLVDEIRASVNTTVMATESGSKAAESGARQFAELAAAFSQIARLVGMTTDSAREIELSTKQQATAVEQVNEAIANVAQATREAEASSGQSLQTASELATMSRDLARLVQTREAA from the coding sequence ATGAACTCGAGGTTCACGTTCTCGCAGAAGCTCACGCTGGCGTTCGCGCTCGTCGTCGCCGTCGCCCTGGCCATCGCGGGCGTCGCGGTGTTCGCGCTGCGCGAGGCGGTGGCGCGCAAGGACGAGGTCATCGACCTCGCGGTCCAGCACCTGGTCAACGCCGAGCGGTTGAACGCCATGAGCTTCCGGAAGGCGGCGGAGGCCCGCGCCTACCTCATGTCGAGCGACGCGCGGTACCTCGAGGCGATGCAGGCGGCGCGCACCGAGATGCGCCGCGTCCTCGACGGGCTGCTCGCCCAGGAGGACGACGAGCGGCTGCGGCGCTTGCTCGAGGACGTGGGACGCATCGAGGAGCAGCACGGCGGCGCCGTGGACCGGATCCTCGCCGAGGCGCCCAGGACGAAGCTGGACTTCTCCGCGGCGCGGCTCGAGCAGGAGGTGCGGCCGCTCCGCGAGCGGCTCAACGCGGCCGTGGAGAGCTACATCGCCCAGCAGCGCGAGCTGCTGGACGCGCGGCGCCGGGCCTCCACCGAGGCCGTCTCCGACGCCATCCGGCTGGTGATGGCGCTCTCGCTCGCGGGCGTGGCGCTCGCGGGCGCCCTGGCCTGGTTGCTGGGGAGGACCCTGGCGCGGCAGATCGCCGGCGCGGTGCGGCACGTGGAGACCTCCTCCGCGGAGCTCAAGGCCGCCGCCGGCCAGCAGGCCACCGGCGCCAAGCAGCAGGCGAGCGCGATGGCCGAGATCACGACCACCATCAACGAGCTGCTCGCCACCTCGCGGCAGATCTCGGAGAGCGCGCAGCGCGTCGCCTCGATCGCCTCCGACACCGCCGCCGCCGCGCGGACCGGGGACCACGCGGTGCAGCGCAGCCAGGAGGCGGTGGGCGGCATCCGCCGGCAGGTCGAGCTGATCGTGAACCACATGCTCGACCTCGGGCGCCGGTCGCAGCAGATCGGCGGCGTCGTCGAGATCATCAACGAGCTGGCGGAGCAGACCAACATCCTCGCCATCAACGCCACCATCGAGGCGGCGGGCGCGGGCGAGGCGGGCCGCCGGTTCCAGATGGTGGCGGAGGAGATCCGCAAGCTCGCCGATCGGGTGGCCGGGTCCACGAAGGACGTCCGGGTGCTGGTCGACGAGATCCGCGCCTCGGTGAACACCACGGTGATGGCGACCGAGAGCGGCTCCAAGGCCGCCGAGTCAGGCGCGCGTCAGTTCGCCGAGCTCGCGGCGGCGTTCTCGCAGATCGCGCGCCTCGTCGGGATGACCACCGACTCCGCGCGCGAGATCGAGCTCTCCACCAAGCAGCAGGCGACCGCCGTCGAGCAGGTGAACGAGGCGATCGCGAACGTGGCGCAGGCGACGCGCGAGGCGGAGGCGAGCTCCGGCCAGTCGCTCCAGACGGCCTCCGAGCTCGCCACCATGTCGCGCGACCTCGCCCGCCTGGTCCAGACGCGCGAAGCCGCGTGA
- a CDS encoding CheR family methyltransferase, with product MTARDRTEQLERFRRAVGARLGLRFEDDKLELLAEVAAERVEATGARSLDAYVARLSGEAGRDEIRPLAARLTVGETYFFRNANDMEAFSGLVLPERVRRRGADRRLRILSAGCASGEEPYTLAMLVRSAPQLAGWDVRVLGIDVNPAAIARAREGRYSPWSLRQTTPALRARFFRSEGRDARVVDDVRALVSFEERNLVEEDPELWAPGSFDVVFCRNVVMYFAPEVFRRVVARIAGALVPGGYLFLGHAETLRGVSTEFHLRQSHGTFYYQSRGEEEAGEAAAVPEREGPAPTPPPDARTAWVQAIQDASERVAKVSAAAHAAAAQPSLREEALPRSGAAPREDGARVALALELLRRERFADALAALGGRAPAGGEDVDALLLRAVLLTSSGDLEGAEGVCARILERDELNAEAHYLRALCREHAGDLAAAADHDRYALYLDPTFAMPRLHLGLLAKRGGDLEAARRELSRALVLLAGEEGSRILMLGGGFTRDALLDVCRAELNACGGIP from the coding sequence GTGACGGCGCGCGACCGCACCGAGCAGCTCGAGCGCTTCCGCCGCGCGGTGGGCGCGAGGCTCGGGCTGCGCTTCGAGGACGACAAGCTCGAGCTCCTCGCGGAGGTCGCCGCGGAGCGCGTCGAGGCGACCGGCGCGCGGTCGCTCGACGCGTACGTCGCGCGGCTCTCCGGGGAGGCGGGGCGCGACGAGATCCGGCCGCTGGCGGCGCGGCTCACCGTCGGCGAGACCTACTTCTTCCGGAACGCGAACGACATGGAGGCCTTCTCGGGCCTCGTGCTCCCCGAGCGCGTGCGGCGCCGCGGCGCCGACCGCCGGCTGCGCATCCTGTCGGCGGGGTGCGCCTCGGGCGAGGAGCCCTACACGCTCGCGATGCTCGTCCGCTCGGCGCCGCAGCTCGCCGGGTGGGACGTGCGCGTCCTCGGGATCGACGTGAACCCGGCCGCCATCGCCCGCGCTCGGGAGGGCCGCTACTCGCCGTGGTCGCTCCGCCAGACCACGCCCGCGCTGCGGGCCCGCTTCTTCCGCTCGGAGGGCCGAGACGCGCGCGTGGTGGACGACGTGCGCGCCCTGGTCTCCTTCGAGGAGCGCAACCTGGTCGAGGAGGACCCGGAGCTGTGGGCGCCGGGCAGCTTCGACGTCGTGTTCTGCCGGAACGTCGTCATGTACTTCGCGCCGGAGGTGTTCCGCCGCGTGGTGGCGCGGATCGCCGGTGCGCTCGTGCCGGGCGGCTACCTGTTCCTGGGCCACGCCGAGACCCTGCGCGGCGTGTCGACCGAGTTCCACCTGCGCCAGTCCCACGGGACGTTCTACTACCAGTCGAGGGGCGAGGAGGAGGCCGGGGAGGCCGCCGCCGTCCCCGAGCGCGAGGGGCCCGCGCCCACGCCGCCCCCCGACGCCCGGACCGCCTGGGTGCAGGCGATCCAGGACGCGTCGGAGCGGGTCGCGAAGGTCAGCGCGGCGGCGCACGCGGCCGCCGCGCAGCCGTCCCTCCGCGAGGAGGCCCTTCCGCGGAGCGGCGCCGCCCCGCGCGAGGACGGCGCCCGGGTGGCGCTCGCGCTCGAGCTCCTCAGGCGCGAGCGGTTCGCCGACGCGCTCGCCGCGCTCGGCGGGCGGGCGCCGGCCGGCGGGGAGGACGTGGACGCGCTGCTGCTCCGCGCCGTCCTCCTCACCAGCAGCGGCGACCTCGAGGGCGCGGAGGGCGTGTGCGCGCGCATCCTCGAGCGCGACGAGCTCAACGCGGAGGCGCACTACCTGCGCGCGCTCTGCCGCGAGCACGCCGGGGACCTCGCCGCGGCGGCGGACCACGATCGCTACGCGCTCTACCTCGACCCGACGTTCGCCATGCCGCGCCTGCACCTCGGCCTGCTCGCGAAGCGCGGCGGCGACCTCGAGGCCGCGCGGCGGGAGCTCTCCCGCGCCCTCGTGCTGCTCGCCGGCGAGGAGGGCTCGCGGATCCTGATGCTCGGCGGGGGCTTCACGCGCGACGCGCTCCTCGACGTCTGCCGCGCCGAGCTGAACGCCTGCGGAGGGATCCCGTGA